One genomic region from Microcoleus sp. FACHB-672 encodes:
- a CDS encoding prepilin-type N-terminal cleavage/methylation domain-containing protein: MQSAKLKNTEQGLTLLECLVGIMVLAVIVSAITPALLIAYASRVQNYRTEQAVQAAQAEINRVRLQIEAGNFDGKTLPPKMAQGGAGQFELDDIGPPNQGKGNCPQQNVSGSTSELRNWCGIDTNDDGELDLAVQSFRSATPVDVLQLTGTNSNDYKDVAFLMGVRVYTIAAVQRKPSLLHPAPKRNTASGLTDGAKSISLPLVTLYAPIVSSDIEKGISRRGYCELIKKISTDTTAQSVNCNE; this comes from the coding sequence ATGCAATCAGCTAAACTAAAAAACACCGAACAAGGTCTAACACTGCTTGAGTGTCTCGTAGGGATTATGGTGCTAGCAGTCATCGTTTCTGCTATCACACCAGCGCTGCTGATTGCCTATGCCTCCCGCGTACAAAACTACAGAACCGAGCAGGCTGTACAAGCAGCTCAAGCAGAAATTAATCGCGTGCGCCTCCAGATAGAAGCAGGAAATTTTGATGGAAAAACATTACCCCCCAAGATGGCACAAGGAGGAGCCGGACAGTTTGAGCTGGACGACATTGGGCCACCCAATCAAGGAAAGGGCAACTGTCCGCAGCAGAATGTGAGCGGGAGTACATCTGAGCTAAGGAACTGGTGTGGCATAGATACGAACGATGATGGAGAGTTGGATCTAGCAGTCCAATCGTTCCGCTCAGCTACTCCCGTTGATGTTTTGCAGCTGACTGGCACGAACTCTAATGACTATAAAGATGTTGCGTTTTTAATGGGAGTGCGTGTCTATACGATAGCGGCTGTACAACGCAAACCTAGCTTGCTACATCCAGCACCCAAACGAAACACAGCTTCAGGCTTGACAGATGGCGCGAAGTCAATAAGTCTGCCTCTGGTGACTCTTTACGCACCCATTGTTAGTAGTGATATAGAAAAAGGAATTTCTAGACGAGGATACTGTGAACTGATTAAGAAAATTTCAACCGATACAACAGCGCAATCAGTAAATTGCAATGAATAA
- a CDS encoding type II secretion system protein: MNSSTAGYTLVELLVVVMMMGALAVLGTAGFLGWLERLRVNAAQSAALNAIHEAKSRSTQQKGTWQTTFREVEINGKSYVQWAVHPDPPAGEVAPMGIHWQTIEYPGVKVDTANTTLYTKQKSTGPWRVQFNYKGHTNGQLGKITLTSQNNSKVKRCVIVSTLLGYIRVASDKPCQPKK; this comes from the coding sequence TTGAATTCCTCAACTGCCGGCTACACATTGGTAGAATTATTAGTTGTTGTCATGATGATGGGTGCCTTGGCGGTGCTAGGAACCGCCGGCTTTTTAGGCTGGTTAGAGCGTTTGCGAGTTAACGCCGCCCAAAGTGCCGCTTTAAACGCCATTCACGAAGCCAAAAGCCGCTCCACTCAGCAGAAAGGCACCTGGCAAACTACCTTTCGGGAAGTGGAGATTAATGGAAAATCTTACGTTCAGTGGGCGGTTCACCCAGATCCGCCTGCCGGCGAAGTCGCGCCAATGGGTATCCATTGGCAAACGATTGAATATCCAGGGGTTAAAGTCGATACCGCTAACACCACGTTATATACCAAGCAGAAATCAACCGGCCCGTGGCGAGTTCAATTTAACTATAAAGGCCATACCAACGGACAGCTAGGAAAAATTACCTTAACCTCTCAAAATAATAGTAAAGTTAAGCGATGCGTTATCGTTTCCACTCTTTTAGGTTACATCCGCGTCGCCAGCGATAAGCCTTGTCAGCCGAAGAAATGA
- the hpsA gene encoding hormogonium polysaccharide biosynthesis protein HpsA: MAKHKFNKTFARLLREIVKLFKTLTGQFTRWFLRTFLVAGRWGQRQGGFVLPTIALMLMVVALLVTAIMFRTFNRTTQVMGEVRQEQINNAATPAVERAKSKIEYLFSTDLQTLDIPPEDSLEKLLTREASAGATQSPYQFPDETPVSASELGLSGFAAGERSAAWKYDTDTNGDGKADATTIYAILARAKRGDVSIYPEDGDNDTAKANNFVTRNGPVLTQQGKNNEDCTRGAGGTNLPGWFEQGTANVYKAIQVYAITVPKTIADGLPTNNSALATLQYQQDRRFSRSNKWGAWFRYDLDVYPGDPFNWNGAMYSQGSIFTTGNTNNENRFRAYPISSQDSCFYNPSSNSAIVAKGEFVSGRVRDNKIFPIPRVQIHAWTPTGQVNTYDGLRLESNLDSVGPDSSTDIPIAISTDPLALHTRGVSLSRKEAGAGWNKAEVAPSNEILSSAGGNYPRVQTGETYCAPYVDDTYRADNRFGPKPSYSKEIQEFVIDENGEEKRVCKSTPSYDTIGKVITSNPTGLNLINNVPPTADLPDDVGLDGYWERRARNEGLRLIVGQRLELGNTFGWVEEEDNLDPLYPPDPAINPEPDRRNEIRQYRTLRDNLAAVQSTAVYHYTQGDTASTANISEGGYWPIAYVATTAHPGNQNTLSNSTTFRRPLTDFTVKNTPQYRSLFGTNRRFGNERYEIITNFFTGDGTNGWEFSVLPGVPTLPPATENAYTSATGITNDNSDLRKALRNLAQFAGDPDGFFPPLQENGTVHPYPLLTMWGNFSNLRESVRLLDTGNYNDLSLADKTNIQTAAGTLGMLAYNISFLDAYDVTANANTDELTDIGLAAEISDIKGDIPPATLTELEAKGELADYILSALDRAALAAPNDEEAQQRAFWAKFLHTKDQVERDRTLGFTTTGTYTSVLLPALNLGDISARGDRPKFPSLHSIFPRDTGGFKGKGTQTSTVVSSYINDPYIFGNTGVNTNVDFEFVEPSEIALLPRDLSNPGDCSRAFSCLPARTTVTASGTTPPAANIINDFATDRSASAAQARKGIALLDKGMFDGREMMNVRVLDVDLDLLRKTEKRGTGDVWLPKSGLVYAFREDAVREDAIARPAFSNWAAYQTTWANTTGNPAASNIMRPWEPADPPLCQLDPATAANQLPQCLSSSDRGISPKPVDYYADPDRRPYGFRLRNGMHLKRIGLPDADNQRGMTFVSDNPVYIMGHFNLHTDSASATATNNLEEFDTRLQVRSDGRYSNFYSRGDKNNDFANFDEDEWRVTEIIGDAINILSGNFYDGTVESGILNSNPPDVANNQNSSYRNSNMWKDALATTQQWVCENPYDIRQTGTGANAQTCNGPIKIFRNGEVKSKPTTSNDPTDYTPYTEYRLFSAKNRALNNAVFTQVNSVLVSGVVASRANQANGGFHNFPRLNEYWGQSCAGIKPCPLGISGSMVQLNFSNYATAPYDQDAWEPQNPAPGTSEAANYYVEGGASGQGSRLAPTRRWGYDVGLQYQPAGPVSKRMVTLDRLRSEFYREPEVNDPYICMLRRAVNYPCQ, encoded by the coding sequence GCAGACTCTTGATATTCCCCCTGAAGATAGTTTAGAGAAGCTGCTAACGAGAGAGGCTAGTGCTGGAGCCACTCAAAGTCCTTATCAATTTCCGGATGAAACACCTGTTTCGGCTAGCGAGCTTGGTTTAAGTGGTTTTGCAGCAGGCGAGCGATCGGCTGCTTGGAAATATGACACCGATACTAACGGGGATGGCAAAGCGGATGCAACCACCATTTATGCCATCCTTGCTAGAGCCAAACGAGGCGATGTCTCCATATATCCAGAGGATGGGGATAACGACACAGCCAAAGCTAATAATTTCGTGACTCGTAATGGTCCAGTGCTCACTCAACAAGGTAAGAACAATGAAGATTGTACGAGGGGAGCGGGAGGAACTAATTTACCTGGGTGGTTTGAGCAAGGAACAGCCAATGTCTACAAAGCCATTCAAGTTTATGCCATTACAGTTCCTAAGACGATAGCTGATGGCCTTCCTACCAATAATTCAGCGCTGGCAACCCTTCAATATCAGCAAGATCGCCGCTTTTCGCGCTCTAACAAATGGGGCGCGTGGTTCAGGTACGATTTAGATGTTTACCCAGGTGATCCCTTTAACTGGAACGGTGCGATGTACTCTCAAGGGAGTATATTCACGACAGGCAATACCAACAACGAAAATCGCTTTCGGGCTTACCCAATTAGCTCTCAAGACTCTTGTTTCTACAATCCTTCATCGAACTCCGCAATTGTCGCGAAAGGAGAGTTTGTTAGTGGCAGAGTTCGAGATAACAAGATATTCCCAATTCCCAGGGTGCAAATTCACGCGTGGACGCCTACCGGACAGGTCAACACGTATGATGGGTTGCGCCTAGAAAGCAATTTAGACTCTGTTGGCCCGGATAGCAGCACAGATATACCGATTGCAATTTCAACAGACCCCCTAGCACTGCACACGCGAGGTGTATCCCTATCGAGAAAAGAAGCAGGAGCAGGCTGGAATAAAGCTGAAGTTGCCCCATCTAATGAGATATTAAGTTCTGCGGGGGGTAACTACCCTCGAGTTCAGACAGGGGAAACTTATTGCGCTCCTTACGTTGATGATACCTATCGTGCTGATAACCGATTTGGCCCTAAACCAAGCTACAGCAAAGAAATTCAAGAATTCGTTATAGATGAGAATGGTGAAGAAAAGCGGGTCTGCAAATCAACACCATCATACGACACGATCGGCAAAGTCATTACTAGTAACCCTACAGGTCTAAATTTAATTAATAATGTACCGCCAACAGCAGATTTACCAGATGATGTCGGCTTAGATGGTTACTGGGAACGGCGAGCTCGTAATGAAGGTTTGCGATTAATTGTAGGGCAACGGCTGGAACTAGGTAATACCTTTGGCTGGGTAGAAGAAGAAGATAATCTCGATCCCCTTTACCCACCCGATCCTGCTATTAATCCTGAGCCAGATCGGCGCAATGAAATTCGACAATATCGCACTTTGCGAGATAACTTAGCGGCAGTTCAATCAACAGCTGTTTATCATTACACCCAGGGCGATACTGCAAGTACAGCCAACATTAGTGAGGGTGGATATTGGCCGATTGCTTATGTTGCCACAACGGCTCATCCAGGAAACCAGAACACGCTAAGCAATAGTACAACTTTTAGAAGACCCTTAACAGACTTCACTGTAAAAAATACGCCACAGTATAGGTCTCTGTTCGGTACTAATCGCAGGTTTGGAAATGAACGTTACGAAATTATTACCAACTTCTTCACTGGCGATGGAACAAATGGGTGGGAGTTCAGTGTGCTACCGGGCGTGCCGACACTACCGCCTGCTACTGAAAATGCCTATACAAGTGCTACCGGGATTACAAATGATAACTCTGATCTCAGAAAGGCGTTGAGAAACCTAGCCCAGTTTGCTGGAGATCCTGATGGGTTTTTCCCACCCCTGCAAGAAAATGGAACGGTTCATCCCTATCCCTTGTTAACGATGTGGGGGAATTTTTCCAATCTGCGGGAAAGTGTTCGACTTTTAGATACTGGAAATTACAACGATCTCAGCCTTGCAGATAAAACGAACATCCAAACAGCAGCCGGCACCTTGGGAATGTTGGCTTACAATATTAGCTTTCTGGATGCATACGATGTGACAGCTAATGCTAATACCGATGAATTAACGGATATAGGTTTAGCAGCTGAGATCAGCGATATTAAAGGCGATATTCCACCAGCAACTTTAACAGAATTAGAGGCCAAAGGAGAACTTGCCGACTACATTCTGAGCGCACTGGATCGAGCAGCACTAGCGGCACCAAATGATGAGGAAGCACAACAACGGGCTTTTTGGGCTAAATTCCTGCATACAAAGGATCAAGTAGAGCGTGATCGCACGTTAGGTTTTACTACAACAGGAACTTACACTTCTGTTCTTCTACCCGCCTTGAACCTGGGGGACATCTCCGCAAGAGGTGATAGGCCGAAATTCCCCTCTCTACATTCCATTTTCCCTAGGGATACAGGAGGCTTTAAGGGTAAGGGTACGCAAACGTCTACTGTCGTGTCGTCGTACATAAACGATCCATACATATTTGGCAATACAGGCGTTAATACAAACGTTGATTTTGAGTTTGTTGAGCCGTCAGAAATTGCTCTATTGCCACGAGACCTAAGTAACCCTGGCGACTGCTCCAGAGCTTTCTCGTGTCTGCCGGCGCGCACAACAGTAACAGCAAGCGGAACAACGCCGCCAGCAGCCAACATCATAAATGACTTTGCAACCGATCGTTCCGCTAGCGCAGCTCAAGCACGCAAAGGCATTGCTCTTTTAGACAAGGGAATGTTTGATGGACGGGAAATGATGAATGTGCGGGTTTTGGATGTTGATCTAGACCTGCTCAGGAAAACTGAGAAGAGAGGCACGGGTGATGTTTGGCTACCAAAAAGCGGTCTTGTCTATGCTTTCCGGGAAGATGCAGTGCGGGAAGATGCAATTGCCAGACCTGCCTTTAGCAATTGGGCCGCTTACCAAACCACTTGGGCCAATACTACGGGTAATCCGGCTGCTTCAAACATTATGCGGCCTTGGGAACCAGCAGATCCACCGCTATGCCAGCTAGATCCGGCAACTGCCGCCAATCAATTACCTCAATGTTTAAGTTCATCTGACCGAGGAATTAGCCCTAAACCTGTAGATTACTATGCCGATCCGGATCGGCGTCCTTACGGTTTCCGCTTGCGAAATGGGATGCATTTGAAACGAATTGGGTTACCTGATGCGGACAATCAGCGTGGCATGACCTTCGTTTCAGATAACCCTGTTTACATCATGGGTCATTTCAACCTGCATACTGACAGTGCCTCGGCTACTGCTACTAACAATCTTGAAGAATTTGACACACGTCTGCAAGTACGAAGCGATGGCAGGTACTCAAATTTTTACAGCAGAGGAGACAAAAACAACGACTTTGCTAATTTCGATGAAGATGAGTGGCGGGTGACAGAAATCATTGGGGATGCAATCAACATTCTTTCTGGTAACTTCTATGACGGTACGGTTGAAAGTGGAATTCTGAACTCAAACCCCCCTGATGTCGCTAACAATCAAAATTCTTCGTATCGCAACAGCAATATGTGGAAGGATGCACTCGCTACTACACAGCAATGGGTTTGTGAAAATCCTTACGACATACGCCAAACTGGAACTGGAGCGAATGCCCAAACTTGTAACGGGCCGATTAAGATTTTCCGCAACGGCGAAGTCAAATCTAAACCTACAACTTCAAATGATCCCACGGATTACACCCCTTACACTGAGTATCGACTATTCAGCGCAAAAAATAGAGCATTAAACAATGCAGTGTTTACGCAAGTGAATTCCGTCCTCGTCAGTGGAGTTGTAGCTTCACGAGCCAATCAAGCTAATGGTGGTTTCCACAATTTCCCGCGACTGAATGAATACTGGGGTCAATCATGTGCAGGTATCAAACCGTGCCCCCTAGGTATTTCTGGCTCAATGGTTCAGCTAAACTTCAGCAACTACGCGACGGCACCCTATGACCAAGATGCGTGGGAGCCACAAAATCCCGCTCCTGGGACTTCAGAAGCAGCTAACTACTATGTCGAAGGTGGCGCTAGCGGTCAAGGGAGTCGTTTAGCTCCTACTCGACGCTGGGGTTATGATGTGGGGCTACAGTATCAGCCGGCTGGTCCTGTGTCAAAACGGATGGTGACGCTTGACAGGTTACGCAGTGAATTCTATCGCGAGCCAGAAGTCAATGATCCATACATTTGTATGCTGCGACGCGCTGTGAATTATCCGTGCCAATGA
- a CDS encoding prepilin-type N-terminal cleavage/methylation domain-containing protein produces the protein MLKKNFKHTFRRQHKSAGFTLIELLVAVAMGWIVISALLYFVVQLSRTEQQELAMSETQRDMSVAVDYIGSDLKDAVFVYDGQCLITGQTAQGEQCPGLIGRITSFPDNDDDKRPILAFWKLETVPYVNNPEPAQQLPGLQSNGDCQGVAANRQTECKNLQISRSSYTLVIYFLRKTPSSGGVWDGPAQITRYALRQYDPDELSTLKLQDPNFTPPSTGGYKIWPCATASCSPAPAQTTFRAANEDVLVDLVDDPQAGKTPTCRLEGEQATLYKDLRYQPSYPEADLDKITSFYACVSPWKAGQGQEVKLYLRGNAFKRAGASGYNNTGFLPTVQAQVKTRSTFDRQPTSLY, from the coding sequence ATGCTTAAGAAAAACTTTAAACATACTTTTCGCCGGCAGCATAAATCAGCAGGATTTACATTAATTGAACTGTTGGTTGCTGTTGCAATGGGCTGGATAGTAATCTCAGCGCTGTTGTATTTTGTAGTACAACTCTCAAGAACAGAACAACAAGAATTAGCAATGAGCGAAACTCAGCGAGATATGAGTGTCGCTGTGGATTACATCGGTTCAGATCTAAAAGATGCAGTGTTTGTATATGATGGTCAGTGCTTAATAACAGGGCAAACAGCGCAAGGTGAGCAGTGTCCGGGTTTGATCGGGAGAATCACTTCATTTCCTGATAATGATGATGACAAGAGGCCGATATTGGCGTTTTGGAAACTTGAGACTGTCCCTTATGTCAATAACCCTGAACCTGCTCAACAATTACCGGGCCTCCAAAGCAACGGAGATTGCCAAGGGGTGGCGGCTAACCGACAAACTGAGTGTAAAAATCTTCAGATCAGCCGCAGCAGTTATACGCTAGTTATTTACTTCTTGAGAAAAACTCCTTCAAGCGGGGGAGTATGGGATGGCCCAGCTCAAATTACCCGCTACGCACTGCGTCAGTATGACCCAGATGAACTCTCAACTTTAAAACTACAAGATCCAAATTTTACACCTCCAAGCACTGGAGGGTATAAGATATGGCCTTGTGCGACGGCAAGCTGTAGTCCAGCACCAGCTCAAACAACTTTCAGGGCTGCCAATGAAGATGTATTAGTTGATTTAGTCGATGATCCTCAAGCAGGTAAAACTCCAACCTGCCGCCTTGAAGGAGAGCAAGCAACGCTATACAAAGATCTGCGATACCAGCCTTCCTACCCAGAAGCAGATCTGGACAAAATTACTAGCTTTTACGCCTGCGTGAGTCCTTGGAAAGCCGGCCAAGGTCAAGAAGTAAAGCTCTATTTGCGCGGTAACGCATTCAAGCGAGCCGGTGCCTCTGGATACAATAACACGGGTTTTTTACCCACCGTACAGGCTCAAGTTAAGACTCGTAGTACATTTGACAGACAGCCGACTTCTCTTTATTGA
- the tatA gene encoding twin-arginine translocase TatA/TatE family subunit, producing the protein MFGLGLPEMGIIALAAVLIFGPKKIPELGRTLGKTLRGFKDELQSPEEEVEEKEQKSEN; encoded by the coding sequence ATGTTTGGTTTAGGATTGCCAGAAATGGGCATTATTGCCTTAGCCGCCGTTCTCATTTTCGGCCCTAAGAAAATACCAGAGTTAGGTCGCACCCTTGGTAAAACTTTGCGTGGGTTTAAAGATGAATTGCAATCTCCTGAAGAAGAGGTAGAGGAGAAGGAACAAAAATCTGAGAATTAG
- a CDS encoding pilus assembly FimT family protein has product MTLTTSLLANRKQQRQKLEGVTAGFTLLELLMVVMMVGILAVIGSAGYLGWMTRLRVNAAQSTALNVIREAQIRARQQNTTWQASFQNTTNSDGQPIVQWAVHSAATATNPPFVPTGVAWQTIEQPFIQVDTENTSLVSNSATWRVRFDHKGQVVKEGNLGVPVTITLTSTKGGPKRCVIVKTLLGAVSTATDSNCNK; this is encoded by the coding sequence ATGACACTCACGACTTCCCTATTGGCAAATCGAAAGCAACAACGGCAAAAGTTGGAGGGTGTAACCGCAGGATTCACTCTGCTGGAATTGTTAATGGTTGTGATGATGGTTGGGATTCTGGCAGTTATTGGCAGTGCCGGCTATCTGGGGTGGATGACTCGGCTGCGAGTGAACGCCGCTCAAAGTACGGCTTTAAATGTGATACGTGAAGCCCAAATTCGTGCTAGGCAGCAAAATACTACTTGGCAAGCCAGCTTTCAAAATACAACAAACTCCGATGGACAGCCAATTGTTCAGTGGGCAGTTCACTCTGCTGCTACGGCCACTAATCCCCCATTTGTACCCACAGGCGTCGCTTGGCAGACTATTGAACAACCATTTATTCAGGTAGATACAGAGAATACAAGCCTAGTTTCTAACTCTGCAACATGGCGAGTTCGCTTTGATCATAAAGGTCAAGTTGTTAAGGAAGGGAATTTAGGCGTGCCGGTAACAATAACATTAACTTCTACAAAAGGTGGTCCCAAGCGTTGCGTGATTGTTAAAACCCTTTTAGGGGCTGTTTCAACCGCTACAGATAGCAATTGCAACAAATAA